A segment of the Salminus brasiliensis chromosome 1, fSalBra1.hap2, whole genome shotgun sequence genome:
AGTGCTGTCTTTCTTACTGCAGTCTTTTGGGGAAACAGCATCAGAAGTGAAGATGCAACAAACTAATTATGAAGGCAGGCTCAGTCTTGGGCTGCTCTCTGGATGCTGGTAGTTAAAAGGAGGACTCTTGACAAACTGCTACTCTGGACAAAATATCATACCCCTGCTGGTCAGACAGCAAAGCATATTCAGCAATAGTTTTATCCAGCTCAGTTGGACATTACTTCATCTCTTTGCTTATATTCATTATGCCCAAAGACTTCTACTAAGAAGGATGTATATTTTGTACACATGACTGACCGTCTCCCCATTATTGCAATTTCAGTGacgcttgtgcaaaaaatgctttgTAGTCTAGTCATTAGTATTGCTCTAAAAAACGGCTTACTGGTGACACTGGTAAAGTTGTATTCACTGCTCTCCACATCTTCAAATACAGTGTACAGAGTGAAGGTGTATTTTGTTCCAGGAGAAAGAGATGAGACTGTGAGTGTCACTACAGGACCTCCCACTGATCCATTGATGGTGTTATTTATTCCATTGTAGttcagtctgtaactgtaactgctgctgttgttcacTTTGTCCCACTCTAATTTTAACTCAGTCTCATTGCGACTCTTTACAGATACACTGTTAACACTGGATGGAGCTGAAAGAGAGTATAATGGAAAAAGACAGTGAATGAAAGATTGCTGAGTCAACTGTAACAAAGACTCTAAGTGACAGTTCATTTACAGAATAGCATTAAAATGTATGATAACACATTGAttctatattttaattaatttattgacTAAACTATTATTTAACCTAATGCACAACAAATCATGGATctgattatgtttttttttgtcactagAATGTAGTGATTGCTCTTACTGGTGAGAATTGTAAAGTTGTATGCATCCTTCTCCACTCCTTCTAATACAGTGTACAGAGTGAAGGTGTATTTAGTTCCAGGAGAAAGAgatgagactgtgtgtgtcaCTACAGAATCTTTAACTGATCCATTGATGGTGATGTCCTTTTCATTGTAAATCAATCTGTAATTGGTGCTGTTGTAAACTTTTTTCCATTCTAATATTAATTCAGTCTCAGTGCGTCTCTTTACTAACACTCTgtccactgagagagagaaagagagagagagagagagagagagagagagagagagagagagagagtggtggaAAAAGGAAGTAAGTGAAAAAATGTTGCAAAAACCCAAATTACTACTCAATTTCAGCACAGTGGTATCATACTatttatattctttttttattaatttattgaatTGAGCAAATAGGTTGTACATTTAAAAGACTTGGTTATTGATTTTATGAACCAAATTAAGTAATAAACCTTCagatatatactttatatatataatgttttaactataatgattttttttattatctttaaGCAATGCTATATAACTATATTGTTATCTGATTtatattcatcatcatcatcaccattacatcatcatcaacattgTCTTATTGCTTcatcttatttttattattattatgacagaTTGTGGCTGCattagcaactgcctggaagtgaatACCACTTGCACAACTATTTTGCATCTCCTTCAGGAAATACACATATAATTTTtacagttacaaaaaaaagGACACTAATGCACCCCAGAAAGCAGAGTCTGTACTTACTGGTCTTACTGGTAAAGGTGTATCCACTGCTCTCCACTCCTTCAAATACAGTGTACAGAGTGAAGGTGTATTTAGTTCCAGGAGAAAGAGATGAGACTGTGAGTGTCACTACAGAACCTCCCACTGATCCATTGATGGTGTTGTTTATTCCATTGTAGttcagtctgtaactgtaactgctgctgttgttcacTTTGTTCCATTGTAATGTTAACTCAGTCTCAGTGTGATTCTTTACAGAGACACTGTCAACACTGGATGGagctaggagagagagagagagagagagagagagagagagagagaaagagagagagagagaggttactGGAGAGTCTCAGTCTCTGAGGTAGCTCAAAAAGCTCCCAAGTTGGATGAGATTCGCCTAAGAAAGTGAACGGGAGAGAGTGCAAACTATCTATAGGCTTCACACTTCTTAGCTTCCCTAAAATGTTTATGCCAGGGTACTAGACAGGAGAATCCAGGCAATTGAACCTTTAGATGATGGAGGTGCAGTGTAGATGTTGTCCTGGCTGTGGAATGATGGACCATTACTTCACCATCTCTAAGATAGTTGAGGGCACTTAGGAGTTCATCATTCCAGTCTACATGTGTTTTGTGgactttaaaaaaaggtttaaaaagaAATCTGGCTCTAAGATCTAATTGCTCTGCCCTTGCTTTCTAACAACCTTGAGTCAATGGTAGATCACCCAGTTGAGCGTCAGTTTAGCAAATCCCCAACCTGGATTCACTGGGTGATACAATACAGAAAGATCCAGCCATACATGGACCCAGGCAGACAGATGGACTTAAAGCAGGTAAAAACTGCCCTAACCAGCCAAGGGGGCACAATAGGCAGATACGAGCAGGCCCTGCAGCAGATTCTTATCCAGCTGTAAGGGATTACTGAGCTGCTCTCTCAGGTCACCCCCACCACCCAGGAGGCTCCAGTGCTGCCCCAGGCCACAGTTCAGGAAATGGCAGAGGGCTTAGCTGTTCCTCTCACACCTCATTTTGAGGGCCACTTCCATTTGGGAGCACCAAGCAGAGGTGTGTACCTCTGCTTTACTGTCACAGGGCTTTGAGCACCCTGCTTGCGGTAGAGAAACAAGTTCTTGTCTCCTTCACATGCGTCACGGGGAGAAAATCAGTGGCAAATTATGCTATTGGTTTATGCACACTGGCAGCTGGGAACAGGTGGAATGCAACAGCACGTATGGCAGCATTCTATCATGGTCTGAGTGAAGAGCTTAAAGATAAGTTTGCCTACGAGACCCACCGTCCTCCCTTGATGACCTCATTGACCTGACAATAAGACTGGACAATAGGGTTAGGGAGAGGCTCAGGACATTGCTCCAGATTTTCCATTGGTCTTGGGATTTCCCTGGCTCCAACGCTATTATCATCATCTCAACTGGCTAACCCAGTTTGTCTTGTCATGGGGGCCTACCTGTCAAACCCAGTCAAGAAGGTCCGTACTTATCCAGAGTCCGCAAAGAGTATTGGGACCTTTGTGATGTGTTCAGAAAACAAAAAGCCCAGTTTTTACCAGTTTTTGCTGTCTTCCAACATTTCAAAAACAAGGTATTGAAGGAGGCCCTAGATAGATAAGTGTTTGTCTACCTAGATGACATTCTGATTTATAGCATCAGCATAGATAAACTCATAACTCATGTCTGACGGGTTCTCCAGCTGCTTCTAAACCAGCTCATCTTTTTGTTAATGTTGGAGAATACCCATTTCTATGCACAGTCTGTTTCTTTTTGGCGTTTGTGGTCTCACACAACCATCTGCGCATGGACCTGTCAAAAATTTGGGCTGTAGAGGAATGGCCTAAGCCAACTTCACTTCAGCTAGTCCAGCGCTTCCTGGGCTTTACCAATTTCTTCTGACGATTCTTTTCGAACTTCAGCTCTGTGGCCGCCCTGCTAACAGGTCATTAGGGAAAAACAGCAGGAAGGTTTTGTTGGTCCACAGAGGCCCAGAAAGCATTTAACAAGATCAAGAATTTCCTTAACACAGCCGCCGTTTACCAGCTCCCCATTGTTGAACTCCCATTTGTGGTTGAGGTGGAAGCATCTGAGGTCCCAGTGTACACCCTTGTGCCTACTTTTTGCATTGCCTCACCCCTGCTGAAAGAAATTATGATGTGGGTGATCGGGAGCTGTTAGTGGTGAAACTTATACTCGAAGAACAGAGGCACTGGCTGGAGGGTGCTAAGCACCCATGCCTGGTCTGGATGGACCATAAGAATCTGTCCTATATACAGCAGACCATCCACCTCTGATAGCTCCAGCCACAACCATAATCCCCAAAGGGCCCACATTATTGCACCTTGTTCAATGCGGAGTAGAAAACAGAGTGTACAGAGTGTACACTCCTAAAAGATCCAGACCCAGGTACCCAGGACAAGTATATGTCTCAGGTTTTACAGTGGGCACATGCATCCCCATTCATGGCACATCCATTTGAACATTACAGTTCTTGTGACGGCAATTTTGGTGGCCTCGCATGGGTCATGACGAATGGCCTATGTGACTGCCTGCTTCATGTTTGCCAAAAATAAGAACCCCTGAACACAGCTGCAAGGCTTTgcttgtctttgttttttttttgttttttttacttttgagtTTTACCTTCTCTAAGATCTAACTGCTCTCCCTTTGGGTTCTAAACACACGAGGCAGTGGTAGCTCACCCAGTTGAGCGTCAGAAAAAACACCTTTACAGCAGATGGCTAAGAAActttactttcaatggatgtcaatgtaaaaagattttatttcatgtcatcttggagcatttctattgatcagGAAATTTGGAGACAATGTAAAGAAGAGCCAGATTATGCTAATTATgctaaaaaaatggaaaaataaattTCTTGTGCAACAACAGCCAAATATATACTTACTGGTGACACTGGTAAAGGTGTATCCACTGCTCTCCACATCTTCAATTACAGTGTACAGAGTGAAGGTGTATTTTGTTCCAGGAGAAAGAGATGAGACTGTGAGTGTCACTACAGATCCTCCCTCTGATCCActgatgttgttgtttattCCATTGTAGttcagtctgtaactgtaactgctgctgttgttcacTTTGTTCCACTCTAATTTTAACTCACTCTCAGTGCGACTCTTTACAGATACGCTGTTAACACTGGATGGAGCTGTGAGTgtaagaaagggagagagagaaagcgagtgaatgtatgtgtgtgcaagggaaggattatttaattaattcttTAGTTAAAGTCATTTCAAAAATAGTtttatgaaatgtaaaaaaaatatcaaatagaACAAATATTTAGAAAACTTTATTGAATCTTTAACCATATTTTGCTTTttaatgcaaaaaacaaaaatagaccttGTAGTTATCTCCACAAGAATGCTGTGTCTGTACTTACTGGTGACACTGGTAAAGGTGTATCCACTGCTCTCCACTCCTTCAAATACAGTGTACAGAGTGAAGGTGTATTTAGTTCCAGGAGAAAGAGATGAGACTGTGAGTGTCAGTACAGATCCTCCCACTGATCCATTGATGGTGTTGTTTCTATCATTGTAGttcagtctgtaactgtaactgctGCTACTGTTTACTTTGTTCCACTCTAATATTAACTCAGTCTCAGTGCGACTCTTTACAGATACACTGTTAACATTTGATGGAGctaagaggaagagagagagtgcaaggaAAGACAGAATTGAATGAAAAAATGAAGTATCACTTTTAATAAAGTCTTTGAGCAACAGTTACTATACAGAATAACACAGAAATGTGTAAGATATTTTATCCTAACTttaatccatccattcattaattaaattgAAGTAAACACTGAACGGTGTAAAAATGCAGCACAACTGCTCACCACTGCTGAAATTTTCAGTTGTTGGAGCCAGAGGCTTTTATTCATTAAGGGAGCTGACTACAGTGTAAATATTAATGGTGTATAAAGCTCCTTGTGTTAATGCCAGTGCAACACTAAACAAATTTATGTGGCTATCAGTGAGCAGCAAAACATCcaggtagttttttttttttttattgacaccaGATTTCAACCATGTAAATCTCATGTCAGTGCTCCCTGAGTGCCACTAGCATATGAACTTTGCAACCAAGGGTTTAAAGGGCTGGatcttgtttacacaaacattcCCAGCATATATAGGGCTGATTTCCGCCCCAATATGGCGACTCAGAACATATCTCCTGTTTGTATACATGGAGAGGATAGCAAGGCATAACCTTGGGCAGGGGGACGTCTGCCGGTGGGTCTGCGCGATTGCCTCTCTGCTGTTTATCAGATTATGTCTTGCTGGCCTGTACATGTGGGGAGTCCAGTGCACACATGAGCAATTTCCAACTAAATATGAAGTAGTCAGTATGACAATCAGCAAATCCTGGAAAATATGTTGTGCTCCCTGGAAGTTGGGGGTGTGAATCTACCCTAAGTAGAGAAGTTTCATTATCTTGTTCACAAGTGATGGGAAGAGGGACTGTGAGATTGATCATAGGTACTGTGCAGCAGCTGCAGTAATGCAGTCACTGTACCAGACTACTGTGGTAAAGAGAGAGCTGAGCTATAAAAAAAGCTCTTGATTTATCAGTCGATCCATGTTCTCACCCTTACCTAAAGTCATGACGTTTGAGTAATTACTGAAAGAATGAGACCGCAGACACAGCTGGCCAAAATGAGTTTTCTCTTTTGGGTAGCTGGGCTCACTCTTCATGACAGAATGAGGAACTATGTTATCCAGGAGAGGCTTGGAGTATAACTGCTGCTCCTCCGCGTTGAGAGGAGCCAGCTGAGGTGGTTAAGGCATCTGATAAGGATACCCTTTACCAGTTGCCTGCTGAGGGAGTGGCAGGAGAACTTTCTGGGGACAGGAAAGCCTGGGCTTCTGTGCTTGCCCTGTTGCCACTGCAACacttaattataaaatatataaaataaatatacttaCTGGTGACACTGGTAAAGTTGTATCCACTGCTCTCCACTCCTTCAAATACAGTGTACAGAGTGAAGGTGTATTTAGTTCCAGGAGAAAGAGATGAGACTGTGAGTGTAACTACAGAACCTCCCACTGATCCATTGATGGTGTTGTTTATTCCATTGTAGttcagtctgtaactgtaactgctgctgttgttcacTTTGTTCCATTGTACTGTTAAAGTAGTGTAAGTGCGACTCTTTACAGATACACTGTCAACACTGGCTGGAgctgagagagagtaagaaagaaagagagagagagagagagagagagagagagagagagagagagagagagagagaatgtatgtgtgttcaaTGGAAGAGGGGATGTAATTAACCCCTTAGAAACCTTTGGCCCAAAAGTGTTATAACAAACTCGTATTACCAAACAATAGCCCCaatagtttgtacagaagtccctgtagttactaaatcaAATAACTTAGTGTTTAACAAGCTTTGGAGTGTTAAGCGGTTAAAGAGGggatttcattatttattccattaaattgttttaaagaatataaatatttttaaatggacataattaaacaaaacttcaaatattttaaaaacctTTATTTCAACTTGACctattattagttttttttatggaaaAATAGTAGATCTTATGTATTTATGTTCAGCAGAATACTGTGTCTGTACTTACTGGTGACACTGGTAAAGGTGTATCCACTGCTCTCCACTCCTTCAAATACAGTGTACAGAGTGAAGGTGTATTTAGTTCCAGGAGAAAGAgatgagactgtgtgtgtcaCTACAGAACCTCCCACTGATCCATTGATGGTGTTGTTTATTCCATTGTAGttcagtctgtaactgtaactgctgctgttgttcacTTTGTTCCATTGTAATGTTAAATTAGTCTCAGTGCGACTCTTTACAGATACACTGTTAACACTGGCTGGAgctgagagagagtaagaaagaaagagagagagagagagagagagagagagagagagagagagagaatgtatgtgtgttcaaTGGAAGAGGGGATGTAATTAACCCCTTAGAAACCTTTGGCCCAAAAGTGTTATAACAAACTCATATTACCAAACAATAGCCCCaatagtttgtacagaagtccctgtagttactaaatcaAATAACTTAGTGTTTAACAAGCTTTGGAGTGTTAAGCAGTTAAAGAGGggatttcattatttattccattaaattgttttaaagaatataaatatttttaaatgtacataattaaacaaaacttcaaatattttaaaaacctTTATTTCAACTTGACctattattagttttttttatggaaaAATAGTAGATCTTATGTATTTATGTTCAGCAGAATACTGTGTGTACTTACTGGTGACACTGGTAAAGGTGTATCCACTGCTCTCCACTCCTTCAAATACAGTGTACAGAGTGAAGGTGTATTTAGTTCCAGGAGAAAGAGATGAGACTGTGAGTGTCACTACAGAACCTCCCTCTGATCCATTGATGGTGTTGTTTATTCCATTGTAGttcagtctgtaactgtaactgctgctgttgttcacTTTGTTCCACTCTAATGTTAAAGTAGTGTTAGTGCGGTTCTTTACAGATACACTGTTAACATTGGATGGagctgaaagagagaaagagagagagagagagagagagagagacagagagagaaagagagtgaatgtatgtgtgttcaaTGGAAGAGGGGAtgtaattaaccccttaaaaaccTTTGGCCCAAAAGTGTTACCACACTTTTTATCAAACAATTgccccactagtttgtacagaagtccctgtagttattaAGTCAAATAACTTAGTGTTTAACaaaccttggagtgttaaggggttaaagaggggatttcattatttattccattaaattgttttaaagaatataaatatttttaaatgaacataattaaacaaaactttaaaaaaaaacaaatattttaaaaacctTTATTTCAACTTGACctattattagttttttttttaggaaaaatAGTAGATCTTATGTATTTATGTTCAGCAGAATGCTGTGTCTGTACTTACTGGTGACACTGGTAAAGGTGTATCCACTGCTCTCCACTCCTTCTAATACAGTGTACAGAGTGAAGGTGTATTTAGTTCCAGGAGAAAGAgatgagactgtgtgtgtcaCTACAGATCCTCCCACTGATCCATTGATGGTACTGTTTCTTCCATTGTAGttcagtctgtaactgtaactgctgctgttgttcacTTTGTTCCACTCTAATGTTAAAGTAGTGTTAGTGCGGTTCTTTACAGATACACTGTTAACATTGGATGAagctgaaagagagaaagagagagagagagagagagagagagagagagagagagagaaagagagtgaatgtatgtgtgttcaaTGGAAGAGGGGAtgtaattaaccccttaaaaaccTTTGGCCCAAAAGTGTTACCACACTTTTTATCAAACAATAGCCCtactagtttgtacagaagtccctgtagttactaagtcAAATAACTTAGTGTTTAACaaaccttggagtgttaaggggttaaagaggggatttcattatttattccattacattgttttaaagaatataaatatttttatatgaacataattaaacaaaacttttttaaaaaaccTTTATTTCAACTTGAcctattatttgttttttaatgaaaaatagACTGTGGCAGTATCTTGAAAAAGAATGGAATTCTCCTTCCTAGTGGGTGTGAACCTATCCTAATCATACCCTAGACTTTGATACCTATCTTGTTTATAAGCAATGGTAAGAGGGATTGTCAGATGTATCATATAGTCTAGATGCAGAGGCTGTAGTAATGTTGTCTAATGTATGGCACTAGAAAGTAGTTATTAAACTTACTGCTGCCACTGGTAAGGGTGTGTTCAGTCCCAGGGGAAAGAGATACGAAAGTGTGTGTCACTGCAGAATCTCCATTTGATCCATTGGTTTTAGTGTTAGTTCCATTGTAGTTTTGTAGCACTGTagacacactgtaaacactggGTGGGGCTGAGAGGGGTGGGGGTGCAATGAAATTCACATATAAATGAATAGGGTGCAAAACCATGTGCACACTTCTTATGTCACAATGATACAAATTTCTTGTCAATCAActgcaacaccatagtaaccacctgagataccatcacaaacacctagcaacaacatagcagctACCCTATACCCTGATACCTATCTTGTTTGTAAATGACGGGAAGAGAGATTGTAATATTGATCATAGCTTAGATGCAGAGTCTACAGTAATTTGGTCACACCAGACTGCAGTTGTAAAGAGAAAGCTGAGCCAAATAACAAATTTCTAGATTTATCAGATGATCTACGTTCCAGCCCTTACCTGTGGTCAGGAATTTTGTTACTGACTGAAAAAATTTGATTGTGTCTAAGTTTTCTCCACAGCTAGGCTCACTATTTATGATAGAATGAGGATCTTGGATCTCTAATTGCCTTGTGTTGAAAGCCTGCTGGGCACGACCATTGCCTAATTTctcaactgaactctaagttaaatgtaaatgattgtctaTTGAATATAACTCTACACCTGACTTTAACcgtaccctaaccttaaccttagtctttttgggttaggtttagggttagattgagGGTTTAGGCTAGAGTTAGTGTTTAGGGTTCATTCATgggtaaggttggggttagggttaggtatagGCATTTAAAAGACAGCCATttacttagagttcagttgtatttaatatacacacataaaaataacattggtgctacccctcggttaatgaaagaaaaacccacaatggtcacaaaaataacttgaatctgacaaaagtaataataaataaaaatgctatgaaaatgagcaaatgaaaatccgacattgcttttcaaccatgcttcaacagaattatttgaaaaaataaactcatgaaacaggcctgaacagaaatgatgatacccttaacttaatattttgttgcacaaccttttgaggcaatcactgcaatcaatcAATTTCTGTAACTGTCAAGGatacttctgcacctctcagcagatattttggcccactcctcatgagcaatctgcttcagttgtctcaggtttgaagggtgccttttttagacggcatgtttcagttccttccaaagatgctcagtgggatttaggtcagggctcatagaaggccatttcagaatagtccaatgttttcctcttagccattcttgggtgtttttagctgtgtgttttgggtcattatcctgttgcaagactcatggcctgcgactgagaccaagctttctgacactggacagcacatttctctctagaatcccttgatagtcttgatatttcattgtaccctgcacagattaaagagaccctgtgccagatgcagcaaagcagccccagaacataacagagcctcctccatgtttcacagtagggacagtgttattttcttgatatgcttcatgtCTCCGTCTGTGAACATAAAGCTGATGTGcgttgtctcatctgtccatgggacattctcccagaagctttggggcttgtcaacatgtagtttggcaaagtacagtctggcttttttatgatttgttttcaacaatgttgtcctccttggtcatcttccatgaagtccactttggctcaaacaataaTTGATGGTGCGCTCTGACAAgctccttgagcttgaagttcacctttaatctctttcgaagtttttctgggctcttttgttaccattcgtattattcgtatctttgatttgtcatcaattacAATTGTAGTCTacattgtagacacctgtgattctaattagtggacacaccttgatttaacatgtccttttggtcacattattatcaggggtaccatcatttttgtccaggcctgtttaatgagtttgcttattaaaataattctgttgaagcatggttgaaaatcaatgtcggatttccatttgttaattttcatagaatttttatttattattacttttgtcagattcaagttatttctgtgaccattgtggttTTTTCTTTCaataactgaggggtaccaacaattttgtccatgtgtgtatattcagttgaatgttaaatgaatgtcaggtgagcatctacaggGCATcaataatggaccatccaagtaaagtgatacccaACTTTATTGAATCATTGAAGTGCAATGTTCAGTGATATTGTCAACATTACAAGGAGCTGAAAACAAGAGAGATAGACTGACACTGAACATTTACACACTTTTTCTTTAAGTTTTGGCTAATCTGATTTTTGTTTTATCACAAAGAAGCTTTCAGTAAAAAAATACAGTCTTAATGAGCTTATTCCAtgtgcaaataaaaaataataaataatatatttaatattttaaatatcaaatatattatacttttatattttttatccaGGTCTATGAACATTTTGAGAATAACAgccagagaataataaaaataacacaacTGTGAACTGTTATAATAACAAAACTGGTGTTGCTGGTAGAGGTGTATCCACTGCTCTCCACTCACTTAAATACAGTGTACAGAGTGAAGTCCCAGGATACATTTAAAAGAATGTAGAAAACCCTTATTTGACCTCATAGATCTAATTGATGTATGCCAATAGAATGTAGTTACTAGAATGTAGAATGTTGTACTTACTGCTGTCATTGGTAAGGGTGTATTCAGATCCAGGAGAAAGAGATGACACAGTATATGTCACTGCAGAATTTCCATTTGATCCATTGGTGGTAGTGTTAGTTCCACTGTAGTTCTGTAGCACTGTAGATACACTGTCAACACTGGGTGGAGCTGGGAGGGTGGGGGGTGCAATGGAATTCACATAGAAATGAATGCGGTGCAAAACCATGTGTACACTTCTTATTTCACAATGATACAAATACCCTGTCAGCCACCTGACACACCACAGCAACCCCCTGAAATACCATCCATCcaacacctagcaacaacatagcagctACTTTACAAAagtatagcaaccacctatcaatCACTtcgcaacaccatagcaaccaaataTTCATCAATTAGCAACACCAGGAACCAGTTAACTTGCACAATCATTCAGCATATCTTTCAGGAAATACATATTTCTAGTAGTTTACCATTGTTTAAAGTTACTAATGCAAGCTTTAATGCTGTATCTGTACTTATTGGCAGAGATGTATCCATTGTTGTTTACtccttcaaatacagaatacagagtGAAGGTGTATTCAGCCCCAGAGGAAATGTATAAGAATGTAGAAAACCCTTATTTGACCTCTAATCATTCTTTGCTTTTACATATAAAAACTATATATCTAATTACTTTACAGCACTAGAATATGGTTATTAAACTTACTGTTGTCACTGGTATGGGTGTATTCAGTCCCAGGAGAAAGAGACAAGCCAGTGTTTGTCACTGTGGAATCTCCCTCTGATCCTTTGGTGGTAGTGGTAGTTCCACTGTAGTTATGTGGCACTGTAGATACACTGTCAACACTGGAGGGAGCTGGGAGGGTGGGGGGTATCCAATGAAATTCACATAGAAATTAATGAGGTGCAAAATCATGTGTACATATCTTAAGTCACAAAGATACGAATGCCCTGTCAACCACCTAGGAACCACCAAGCAAGgaaatacaaatttacaattttttaaaatgACAGACTTCACTAGTACACTTTCCAGTGCTGTGTCTGTCCTTACTGGTGTCACTGGTAAAGGTGTATCTACTGCTCTCCACTCCTACAGTCCCAGAAGAAAGAGATGAGCCAGTGTGTGTCACTGCAGAATCTGCCTCTGATCCACTGGTGGTAGTGGTAGTTTCACTGTAGTTCTGCAGCACTGTAGATACACTGTCGACACTGGATGGagctgggggggaggggggtgcaaTGGAATTTTAACGAAAATAAAACAGATTCAAAACcatgtt
Coding sequences within it:
- the LOC140555860 gene encoding receptor-type tyrosine-protein phosphatase H-like; translation: MLDGSYAPSSVDSVSTVLQNYSETTTTTSGSEADSAVTHTGSSLSSGTVGVESSRYTFTSDTTPSSVDSVSTVPHNYSGTTTTTKGSEGDSTVTNTGLSLSPGTEYTHTSDNTPPSVDSVSTVLQNYSGTNTTTNGSNGNSAVTYTVSSLSPGSEYTLTNDSTPPSVYSVSTVLQNYNGTNTKTNGSNGDSAVTHTFVSLSPGTEHTLTSGSTSSNVNSVSVKNRTNTTLTLEWNKVNNSSSYSYRLNYNGRNSTINGSVGGSVVTHTVSSLSPGTKYTFTLYTVLEGVESSGYTFTSVTTPSNVNSVSVKNRTNTTLTLEWNKVNNSSSYSYRLNYNGINNTINGSEGGSVVTLTVSSLSPGTKYTFTLYTVFEGVESSGYTFTSVTTPASVNSVSVKSRTETNLTLQWNKVNNSSSYSYRLNYNGINNTINGSVGGSVVTHTVSSLSPGTKYTFTLYTVFEGVESSGYTFTSVTTPASVDSVSVKSRTYTTLTVQWNKVNNSSSYSYRLNYNGINNTINGSVGGSVVTLTVSSLSPGTKYTFTLYTVFEGVESSGYNFTSVTTPSNVNSVSVKSRTETELILEWNKVNSSSSYSYRLNYNDRNNTINGSVGGSVLTLTVSSLSPGTKYTFTLYTVFEGVESSGYTFTSVTTPSSVNSVSVKSRTESELKLEWNKVNNSSSYSYRLNYNGINNNISGSEGGSVVTLTVSSLSPGTKYTFTLYTVIEDVESSGYTFTSVTTPSSVDSVSVKNHTETELTLQWNKVNNSSSYSYRLNYNGINNTINGSVGGSVVTLTVSSLSPGTKYTFTLYTVFEGVESSGYTFTSKTTPSSVNSVSVKSRNETELKLEWDKVNNSSSYSYRLNYNGINNTINGSVGGPVVTLTVSSLSPGTKYTFTLYTVFEDVESSEYNFTSVTIPAAVTGLHCQYVSDGYSLTLLWSPPSGQRTTVQVNVNGQSFNESGESLSIGGLQPAQWYTLTVTALCSDTQSNPASITCQTAPGRIIAGIVVFLLLVIIILCIGFYTWRRKPELLSIFKSKSSTETQLPNDKYKPIPQKQFPKHFNSMSRNGNRGFRKEYEELQVAGTDQSCRTAVLPMNESKNRFSNVLAYDSSRVKLSVHSSADSDYINANYMPGYGRNIQQYIAAQGPLASMVCDFWRMVWEQKCQAIVMLTSCTESARIKCDQYWPVDSSPCAYGNLQVTVKSEQIKKSWTLREFVVKNTVNSEERRVSHFHFTAWPHHGVPRRTDELIQFQRAVRQHIESSPFTGPTVVHCSAGVDRTGIFIALDTVLQQLEKERAVSIAACVHRMRLNRPLMVQTEAQYVFLHQCIVDSLQPRNNLIPEAVYDNQDIYEDPDVHDNSDVYVIPDIYVTPDANENQDIYENPDNA